A genomic stretch from Thermoplasma sp. Kam2015 includes:
- a CDS encoding PadR family transcriptional regulator: MNTDPTRERILHGLITLYILKELVKRPMHGYELQKSMYETTGQSLPQGSIYILLKSMKEKGYVTAESAVNDKGQQLTIYHITEEGKKFLCNHSEALLLARKIIDDLLSTVNLIEYKN, encoded by the coding sequence ATGAACACCGACCCCACCCGTGAGAGGATACTTCATGGGTTGATAACGTTGTATATATTGAAGGAGCTTGTGAAGCGCCCCATGCATGGATATGAGCTGCAGAAGAGCATGTATGAAACGACAGGCCAGTCTCTGCCTCAAGGGTCTATATACATCCTGCTCAAATCCATGAAGGAGAAGGGCTATGTGACTGCGGAATCCGCAGTAAACGATAAGGGGCAGCAGCTGACCATATATCACATCACTGAGGAGGGCAAAAAGTTTCTCTGCAACCATTCTGAGGCCCTGCTGCTGGCTAGAAAGATAATAGACGATCTTCTAAGCACTGTTAATCTCATAGAGTACAAGAATTAA